In the Telopea speciosissima isolate NSW1024214 ecotype Mountain lineage chromosome 2, Tspe_v1, whole genome shotgun sequence genome, one interval contains:
- the LOC122651826 gene encoding uncharacterized protein LOC122651826, protein MDKAAEEEELEPLFDYSRVQPSNIICLDDDSYESPLPKRRKFSEASIIVDKGTKGPDIVNIVDEDEEDWLPPPPKVSDAARKFEEDSTIKQLRLKKQELASFAQSAEDVLREVEESAQRDLKSSLHSPQETEVENASKPHDQRAKIIISIQDKDGQKQFRVFKDEKFEKIFKMYAEKIQHDTASLVFCFDGDKVSPAETPGGLGMEDDDIIEVLTKSR, encoded by the exons ATG GATAAAGCTGCTGAGGAAGAAGAACTTGAACCTCTATTCGACTACAGTCGAGTTCAGCCGAGTAATATAATATGCCTTGACG ATGACTCTTACGAATCCCCCTTGCCGAAACGAAGGAAGTTTTCTGAAGCGTCTATCATT GTTGACAAGGGGACTAAGGGCCCCGACATTGTAAATATTGTGGATGAAGATGAGGAGGATTGGCTTCCACCTCCTCCCAAAGTTTCAGATGCTGCTCGGAAGTTCGAAGAGGACTCGACTATAAAGCAATTGAG GTTAAAGAAGCAGGAGTTGGCATCATTTGCTCAATCAGCTGAAGATGTGTTGCGAGAAGTTGAAGAGTCAGCCCAAAGGGATCTTAAAAGTTCACTGCATTCTCCTCAGGAGACTGAAGTTGAAAATGCATCAAAACCTCATGATCAACGTGCAAAAATCATTATTTCTATCCAGGACAAGGATGGACAGAAGCAGTTCCGTGTCTTCAAG GATGAGAAGTTTGAAAAGATCTTCAAAATGTATGCTGAGAAAATTCAGCATGACACAGCAAGCTTAGTATTTTGctttgatggggataaagttagTCCAGCAGAAACTCCTGGTGGCCTAGGCATGGAGGACGATGACATAATTGAAGTGCTTACCAAGTCGAGATAA